The Cupriavidus necator N-1 DNA window GTTCTCCAAGGCCTATGGCCTGGCGGGCCTGCGCATCGGCTACGCGGTGGCGCAGCCGGAGCTTTCGGACCTGCTGAACCGCATCCGCCAGCCGTTCAACGTCAACAGCGTGGCGCAGGCCGCGGCCATCGCCGCGCTGGGCGATGCCGACTTCCTGCGCCGCAGCGCCGAGCTGAACCGTGCCGGCAAGCGCCAGCTGACTGATGCCTTCAACCGGCTCGGGCTGGAATATGTGCCGTCGTCCGGCAACTTCGTGATGGTGCGCGTGGGCGATGACGACGGCGCCGGCGCGCGCGTCAACCTGGCGTTGCTGAAGCAGGGTGTGATCGTGCGGCCGGTGGGCAACTACAACCTGCCGCGCTGGCTGCGCGTGACCATTGGCCTGGCCGAGGAGAACGCAGCCTTCATCGCGGCGCTGGAGCGGGCGCTGGCGTGAGCGCGGCTACAATCGCGGCGTTTTGCAGCGTGTAGCGGCGGGCTGCTTGCCTGCCGCTTTGCCAATCATCGATTTACCTCGGCCTGGTCCGAGCCACTGCCCCTAGCGGCCTGAGATTGTGAGTGCATTGCATTTTTCCCGTGTTGTCATTGTCGGTGTCGGCCTGATCGGCGGCTCGCTCGCGTTGGCGCTCAAGCGCGCCGGCGTGGTGGGCACGGTGGTCGGGGTGGGGCGCTCGCCGGCGTCGCTGCAGAAGGCGCTGGATCTTGGGGTGATCGACGAGGCCGCGACGCTGGCGGATGCCGCGCGCGGCGCCAGCGTGATCGTGCTGTGCGCGCCGGTGGCGCAGAACTTTGCGCTGCTGCACGCGCTGGAGCCGCATCTGCAGCCAGGCACCATCGTCACCGATGCCGGCAGCACCAAGTCGGACGTGATCATGGCGGCCAAGACGGCGCTGGGCGACAAGGTCGCGCAGTTCGTGCCGGCACACCCGATCGCCGGACGCGAGCTCAACGGCGTGGAGGCGGCGCTGCCGGACCTGTACGTTGGCAAGAAGACCGTGCTGTGCCCGCTGCAGGAAAATTCGCGCGCAGATGTCGCCGCGGTGCGCGCCATGTGGGAAAGCGCCGGCGCAGAATGCCACGTGATGTCGGCGGTGCAGCACGACGCGGTGTTCGCCGCGGTCAGCCACCTGCCGCACGTGCTGTCGTACGCGCTGGTGGCGCAGGTCGCCAATGCGGAAGATGCGGCGCTGAAGCTGGGCTTCGCCGGCGGCGGCTTCCGCGATTTCACGCGCATCGCGGCCTCGTCGCCGGAGATGTGGCGCGATATCTGCGTGGCCAACCGCGACGCGCTGCTGCGTGAGCTGAATACCTACCAGTCGGTGCTGGCGCACCTGAAGGCGCAGATCGAGAAGGGCGACGGCGACGCGCTCGAACGCATCTTCGCGCGCGCCAGCAAGACCCGGCTGGCCTGGGGCGCAGAGCGTGCCGCGGGCAACCATACCGAACCCTGAACCAATCGCCTGACCGCGGCGCCCCGGCGCCCACGAGAACCATGGAACACCTGACGCTAGGCCCCCTGACCCGCGCCAACGGCACCGTCCGGCTGCCGGGCTCGAAGAGCATCTCCAACCGCGTGCTGCTGCTGGCCGCACTGGCCACGGGCGAAACCCGCGTGCGCGACCTGCTCGATTCCGATGACACCCGTGTGATGCTGCAAGCGTTGCGCACGCTCGGCGTGGCGTGGCGGCAGGAAGGCGACGACTACATCGTCACCGGCGCCGGGGGCAATTTCCCGAACAAGTCGGCCGAGCTCTTCATGGGCAATGCCGGCACCGCGATCCGCCCGCTGACTGCCGCGCTCGCGCTGCAGGGCGGAAGCTACAAGCTGTCGGGCGTGCCGCGCATGCACGAGCGGCCGATCGGCGACCTGGTCGACGGCCTGCGCCAAGTGGGCGCCGTGATCGACTACCTGGACAATGAAGGCTTTCCGCCGCTGCATATCCAGCCGGCCGGCATTCGCATCGATGCGCCGATCCGCGTGCGCGGCGATGTGTCGAGCCAGTTCCTGACCGCGCTGCTGATGAGCCTGCCGATGGCGCAATCCGACAGCGGCCGCATCGAGATCGAGGTGGTGGGCGAGCTGATCTCCAAGCCGTATATCGAGATCACGCTGAATCTGCTGGCGCGCTTCGGCATCCAGGTCGAGCGCCAGGGCTGGGAACGCTTCGTGCTGCCGGCAGGCGCGGCTTACCGCTCGCCGGGCGAGATCTTCGTCGAGGGCGATGCGTCGTCCGCTTCCTATTTCCTGGCGGCAGGCGCAATCGGCGGCGGCCCGGTCCGGGTGGAAGGCGTGGGCATGGCCAGCATCCAGGGCGATGTGCGCTTCGCCGAGGCGCTCAACCGCATGGGCGCCAATGTGATGGCCGGCGACAACTGGATCGAAGTGCGCGGCACGGAACGCGACGACGGGTGCCTGCACGGCATCGAACTGGACTGCAACCATATCCCCGATGCGGCGATGACGCTGGCGGTGGCGGCGCTGTTTGCCGAAGGCACGACCACGCTGACCAATATCGCCAGCTGGCGCGTCAAGGAGACGGACCGTATCGCGGCGATGGCGACGGAACTGCGCAAGCTCGGCGCAGTCGTGGAAGAAGGGGCGGACTACCTGCGTGTGACGCCGCCGCAGCCCTGGCAGACTCCGGCCGAAGGCATTGGCACCTATGATGACCATCGCATGGCGATGTGCTTCTCGCTGGCGGCCTTCGGGCCGCTGCCGGTGCGGATCAATGATCCGGGCTGTGTGGCGAAGACGTTCCCGGATTACTTCACCGTGTTTGCGGGCGTGACCGGCTAAGCGCTGGCCAGGTTGGCGTGGTCGCGGGCAGCCCCGGCCTGGCGGCGCTCGCGCTTCTCCCAGTAGCGGTCGAAGAAGTAGTGGGCCACGGTATTGACGGCCGGTTCGATGAAGGTGATGGCGCCGCTGATGGCGAGGCTGCCGGTCAGCGCATACGTCACGCTGAACGCGATGCCAAGGTGCATGATGCCGAACGTCAGGGTTTTTGCCATGGTAGATTGCCTCGCGACTGGACGGAAAGGGCACCGTGCCGCGGCTGCGGCGAAGTGTCATGAATCAAATGATAATGATTCTCAATTGAATTCACAATCAATCGTTTCTCTTGGTTTTATAAATAATGACTATCGTCAACGTCATCGCCATTGACGGGCCGACTGCCTCGGGCAAGGGCACTGTCGCGCACAAGGTTGCGGATGCCGTGGGCTTTCACCTGCTCGACAGCGGCGCCCTGTACCGGCTCGTGGCGCTGGCCAGCGACCGCGCCGGGATTGACCTGGCGGACGTGGACGCCCTTGCAAAGATCGCTTCCCGCCTCGATGTGAAGTTCGGCCCTGACCGCGTCTGGCTGCAAGGCGAGGAAGTCAGCCTGGCAATCCGCGCCGAGGCGATCGGCAACCGGGCCTCGGCCATTGCGGTGCACCAGCCGGTGCGCGACGCGCTGACCCAGCTGCAGCGCAGCTTCCGCAAGCTGCCGGGGCTGGTGGCCGACGGCCGCGACATGGGCACCGTGATCTTCCCGGATGCGCCGCTCAAGGTGTTCCTGACCGCAAGTGTTGAGGCGCGCGCTCGCAGGCGCTATAAACAATTGATTGATAAGGGAATTTCTGCTAATATTGAAGACCTTTTGCGTGACCTTGAAGCGCGCGATGTACGGGATCGCACCCGCACCGCCGCGCCGCTTCGTCCCGCCGAGGATGCAAAGCTGCTGGATACCTCCGATATGACGGTGGACCAGGCAGTGGCGCAGGTGCTGGAGTGGTTTGCCGCTGTGCGGCCCGGTGCATGAGATGCATGCGGGCGCATCAGTAGAAGCGGCGTACCCCGACGGCACCAGATGGCGCCAGCCCGGGCAAGACTTGTGGCTGGCTTGTGTCAAACCTGACCCCGCTGCCCTGGCAGACTGAGCGCGATAGTCGCGCCGGCCAGCGTATTGCGGATTTCACCTTACGTTTATGTCCGACCTGCAAACTAACGAATCCTTTGCCGCACTGTTCGAGGAATCCGTCGCCCGCTCCAATATGAAGGCTGGCGAAGTGATCTCCGCTGAAGTCGTGCGCATCGACCACAATTTCGTGGTCGTCAATGCCGGCCTCAAGTCCGAGGCATTCGTGCCGGTGGAGGAGTTCCTGAACGACCAGGGCGAACTCGAAGTGCAGGCCGGCGACTACGTCTCCGTGGCCATCGATGCGCTCGAGAACGGCTATGGCGACACCATCCTCTCCCGCGACAAGGCCAAGCGCCTGGCATCGTGGCTGAACCTCGAGAAGGCGCTGGAAGACGGCGAAATCATCTCGGGTACCGTGACCGGCAAGGTCAAGGGCGGCCTGACGGTGATGGTCAACGGCATCCGTGCGTTCCTGCCGGGTTCGCTGGTTGACGTGCGCCCGATCAAGGACACCACCCCGTACGAAGGCAAGACCCTGGAATTCAAGGTCATCAAGCTGGATCGCAAGCGCAACAACGTGGTGCTGTCGCGCCGCGCCGTGGTCGAAGCGACCCTGGGCGAAGAGCGCCAGAAGCTGATGGAAACCCTGAA harbors:
- the cmk gene encoding (d)CMP kinase, whose amino-acid sequence is MTIVNVIAIDGPTASGKGTVAHKVADAVGFHLLDSGALYRLVALASDRAGIDLADVDALAKIASRLDVKFGPDRVWLQGEEVSLAIRAEAIGNRASAIAVHQPVRDALTQLQRSFRKLPGLVADGRDMGTVIFPDAPLKVFLTASVEARARRRYKQLIDKGISANIEDLLRDLEARDVRDRTRTAAPLRPAEDAKLLDTSDMTVDQAVAQVLEWFAAVRPGA
- the aroA gene encoding 3-phosphoshikimate 1-carboxyvinyltransferase; protein product: MEHLTLGPLTRANGTVRLPGSKSISNRVLLLAALATGETRVRDLLDSDDTRVMLQALRTLGVAWRQEGDDYIVTGAGGNFPNKSAELFMGNAGTAIRPLTAALALQGGSYKLSGVPRMHERPIGDLVDGLRQVGAVIDYLDNEGFPPLHIQPAGIRIDAPIRVRGDVSSQFLTALLMSLPMAQSDSGRIEIEVVGELISKPYIEITLNLLARFGIQVERQGWERFVLPAGAAYRSPGEIFVEGDASSASYFLAAGAIGGGPVRVEGVGMASIQGDVRFAEALNRMGANVMAGDNWIEVRGTERDDGCLHGIELDCNHIPDAAMTLAVAALFAEGTTTLTNIASWRVKETDRIAAMATELRKLGAVVEEGADYLRVTPPQPWQTPAEGIGTYDDHRMAMCFSLAAFGPLPVRINDPGCVAKTFPDYFTVFAGVTG
- a CDS encoding prephenate dehydrogenase; its protein translation is MSALHFSRVVIVGVGLIGGSLALALKRAGVVGTVVGVGRSPASLQKALDLGVIDEAATLADAARGASVIVLCAPVAQNFALLHALEPHLQPGTIVTDAGSTKSDVIMAAKTALGDKVAQFVPAHPIAGRELNGVEAALPDLYVGKKTVLCPLQENSRADVAAVRAMWESAGAECHVMSAVQHDAVFAAVSHLPHVLSYALVAQVANAEDAALKLGFAGGGFRDFTRIAASSPEMWRDICVANRDALLRELNTYQSVLAHLKAQIEKGDGDALERIFARASKTRLAWGAERAAGNHTEP
- a CDS encoding DUF2061 domain-containing protein, with the protein product MAKTLTFGIMHLGIAFSVTYALTGSLAISGAITFIEPAVNTVAHYFFDRYWEKRERRQAGAARDHANLASA